From the Pseudomonas sp. VD-NE ins genome, the window GCCGAGTGTCTGGATCGCGCCGCTGTTGACCACGCTCTGCGCGCCAGTCACCGACAGCGTGCGGATGCCGCGCTGTTCATTGCCCCGCGCAATCAATTCCCCGCTGTTGCTGACATTCAAGGTGCCCAGCCCGCTGCCCGAGTTGAAGGCATTGCCGGCGAGAATTGCCGCGCCCTGGCCGTTGACGTCGATCAGCGGACCATTGAAAACGACACCCACATCGCCGCCCAGCGTCAGCGCCTGGATACCAAAGGCGCCAATGCCCGTGCCGTCGCCCGAACCGGCGTTCGAATGGGTGATGATGGTGCCGCCCGCGTTGACGTTGACCGTGCCCGTCGGCGACTGCGTCGAGACATAGATGCCGTTGGCGTTGCTGTGCAGGGTTTCGATGCGATTGCCGCGATAGTTGACCTGGACGCTGCCCCCGGTCGAGTCGACCCGAATACCGCCCGCGCCAAAGCCACTGGCAAACAGATCACCCGAGTAATCGATCAGCACATTGTTGTTTTCCGCGCTGACAATGATCGCGTAGGCCCGGGTGGTGTTGATGTCGCCGAGGACATTGATGTTGCCGCTACCGGTGATCGAGACATCACCGGTGCCGCGCTTGATCACGTAGATCGCCCGCGAACCGGCGGTGTTTGCCGTGCTGCCGACGTTGATGGCGGCATTGTTCTCGATGCTGATCGAACCGCTGCCGCCGACGTTGTCATTGGCATAGATACCGTGCGCGGCACCGCCCGTCGTCGTGATAGCGCCACTGTTGACGATGGCGATGCTGCCGACCGTGGCAAACGAACGAATGCCAAAACCGTTGAGGCCGCTGGTGGTCAGCGTTCCGCTGTTGGTGAGACGGGTAATGCCATTGCCACCTTCAGTAAACAGACCGAAAGCGTTCATGCCGATGCTCTGCACGTTCGCCGCGTTGATCAGTGTGGTGTTGCCATTGACTGCGCGGGTATGCACGCCGGCATGGTTACCAATGCCCGCCGTGGGCAACGTTTCGTCGCCGATCGGAGATCCGGCCGACAGAGCATCATCATTGTTGACCAGAATGCTCACGCCACTGCCGACGTTGACGTTGATCTCGCCACTGCCCGTGGCTTTGGTCCAGATGCCGTTGCCGCCGAGCAAGGTGATCTGGCCATTGCCCTGATGATTCAGGTTGATCGCCCCGCCGCCGCTGGCATTGATGTCAATGCCGTCGTGTTCATTGCCGACCACGGTGTTGAGGATGTTCAGCGTGGTACCGGAACTCACTGAAAAACGTCGACGCCCCGGCGCCGGCATTGGTTATCGCCAGCGCATCGAGGCCACTGCCACCGACATTGACCGTGTTGGTGGCGCCATTGACACTCAGGCTGGCGTTGCCGGTGGTGCCGATGACATTGGCAAACACTGCGTTGGCGGCCGTGGGTGGCGTGCTGTTCACCGTGGTGCCGCTGAGTGTCAGCGTGGTGTTGGCATTGTTGCCACGACTGTTCAACGAGGAGCCGGCGGTGGTGGTGATGGTGGTGCCCGTCTGAGTGCTGATCGACGCATCGACACCGGAGGCAGGCAAGCAGGTTTGCGAGACGTTGTAGGCACCCGCCGCCAAAGGCCCGCACGCGGCCTGCGCATCGGCGAACATCAGGGTGTTGGCCATGGCGACCAGTAATGCGTTGCGAATGAAATGCGGGGCGTGCCCACCGTGATAATGGCTACTGGCACCGTGCATGAGAACCTCCCTGTTCAGCGTGCCTGGCGTATCCCTCACGCCTGTCGACGCCGCGCGATATTGCGTTGTGATGACCGCTATTGACCTTAGTAGTTATTTCCAAAGTTGGTAATTCGCGGTTCGAGAGTCGGTACCGGCAAGTTGACGAACGGTCTGTCGAATGTTCAGATGCCGCCCAGTTTCAGGTGTCCCATGCCGCCGTGCATGGGGTGAAACGGGAAACCGGTACGTTCTTTTCGAACAAGTCCGGTGCTGCCCCCGCAACGGTATGCGCGTGATGCTTTCGATACACCACTGTGGCCGAACGGCCATGGGAAGGTGAAAGCCTCGATACGCGCGAGCCCGGAGACCGGCCTGGAATTTCGTTTGGCAAAATCCTGCGGTGGGCGGGCATGGGCCGGTATTGGCTGTGCGCGATGCCTTCTCCTGCATGCTCTTCTGCGAAGATCCTTTTCGAGAAGACAATGATTCGACCTTTCAACACTTCTGCTCCAACCCTGTTCCTTGGCTGCCTGTTCAGCCCGCTGCTGCTGGCCGATGACGCGCCACTGGAACTCAACCAGCAAATCGTTTCTGCACCGTCGGTGGAATCCACCACCGTCGCCGACATGGCGAAGTTCGGCAGCAAGGTCGAGATCGTTACCCGTGAGCAGATCGAACGCGCAGGCCCCAGCGCCGATGTCAGCCGCGTCATGCAGATGTTCATTCCCGGCTTGTATGTGGCGCCGAAAAACGGTCCTTTCGACTACGGCACTTATTCGTTGCTCGGTGGGCGCAATGACGACACGCTGATCCTGCTCGACGGCGTGCGCCTGAACAATCGCCTGTACGGCGGCCTCTATCTGGACACCCTGCCGGCCAATGCCATCGAGCGCATCGAAGTGCTCAAGGGCGGCCAGAGCCTGTTGTTCGGCACCCAAGCCGTGTCCGGTGTGATCAACATCGTCACCCGCAGCCCGCAATCGCGCAAAGCCTCCGGCGAAGTGAACCTCGGTGTGGACACTTTCGGCGGCACCACCGAAGACGCTCGGGTCGAGAACATCTTCACGAACGGTTTTGGCGATCTCGGTCTGCTGGCGTACGTCAGCCACAACGTCTCCGACGGTTACCAGCCGTATCGCAACCGCGACATGAAAAACGTCAGCGAGAAGAACCGCGCCTACGAAGTCACCACGTTCGGCGGCAAGGCCATTCAGTCGTTCGGCGATGATTCGCGACTGGAACTGTTCTACCAGTACGCCGACGCCAACCTCGACTTCGCCCGTCCGATCGACAATCACAAGACTACCAACGACCGCGTGCAGCAGATCGCCACGGCGACCTTCGAGCAGAACATCAACGAGCGCCTGAGCTATTTCGTAAAAGGGCATATCAACGACTGGGACACCCGCTACACGCGCGTCAACAACGTCGCCGGTGGCGACACCAACGTCATCAACCACAACGACTATTGGGGCTTCACCGACTGGGGTGTGCAAGCCGAAGGCAAGGCTGAACTGCCCGGCGGCCATGTGCTGGTGTTCGGCACCGACAACCAATGGTTCAAGGGACAGGACGATGTGCTGATCATCGACAACGACAAGGCCGAAGCCCATGCGTTTTACACGCAACTGCGTCCGCAGATCGACGCCCTGCCCGACTGGCACCCGAGCATCGGCGTGCGTCACGAAGGCATGAGCGGCGGCGACAGTGCCACGGTCGGCATGCTCACTTCGCTGTATGACCTCAACGACAACTGGTCGGTGCGCGGTCAGTACGGCAGCGCCTACAAACTGCCGAACGCCGAGCAACTGTTCGTCAACGAGCCGGGCGACGAGATCGGCAACCGCAACCTGAGACCGGAAAAAAGCCGCAACGCGGAGCTGGGTGTCGACTACAAAGGCTTTTTGCTGGATCGCGAATTCAGCGCCAGCGTGACCCTGTTCAAACGCAAGATCGACGACTTGATCACCCTCGACGGCATTCAGTGGGTCAACGGTGAAGGCACGATCCAGATGCGCGGTTTCGAGGCCGACGCGAAACTGGCGTTCAACGATCAATGGAGTCTGCAAGCGGACATGACCCGCAACCTCACCGAATCGCGCACGGGTGTGACGATCAATGACATCCCGAGCTTCTTCGCCCGTTCGCGCGTGGGTTATGAAGCGGAAAATCGCCTATGGGGCGTTGGCGGTGCGATCCGCTATATCCGCGACATCAAAAGCTCGAAGCAAGTTGAATACGGCCATTATTCAGTGGTCGACGCCGACACTTATCGCTACCTCGACAATGCTCACCAACACCGCGTCAGCCTGCTGGTGGAAAACCTCTTCGATCGCGATTACGTCACCAGTCGCTCGAGTAACGTCGACAACCTCGGCCGGCCGTTCACCTCCGAAGTGCGC encodes:
- a CDS encoding TonB-dependent receptor, which codes for MIRPFNTSAPTLFLGCLFSPLLLADDAPLELNQQIVSAPSVESTTVADMAKFGSKVEIVTREQIERAGPSADVSRVMQMFIPGLYVAPKNGPFDYGTYSLLGGRNDDTLILLDGVRLNNRLYGGLYLDTLPANAIERIEVLKGGQSLLFGTQAVSGVINIVTRSPQSRKASGEVNLGVDTFGGTTEDARVENIFTNGFGDLGLLAYVSHNVSDGYQPYRNRDMKNVSEKNRAYEVTTFGGKAIQSFGDDSRLELFYQYADANLDFARPIDNHKTTNDRVQQIATATFEQNINERLSYFVKGHINDWDTRYTRVNNVAGGDTNVINHNDYWGFTDWGVQAEGKAELPGGHVLVFGTDNQWFKGQDDVLIIDNDKAEAHAFYTQLRPQIDALPDWHPSIGVRHEGMSGGDSATVGMLTSLYDLNDNWSVRGQYGSAYKLPNAEQLFVNEPGDEIGNRNLRPEKSRNAELGVDYKGFLLDREFSASVTLFKRKIDDLITLDGIQWVNGEGTIQMRGFEADAKLAFNDQWSLQADMTRNLTESRTGVTINDIPSFFARSRVGYEAENRLWGVGGAIRYIRDIKSSKQVEYGHYSVVDADTYRYLDNAHQHRVSLLVENLFDRDYVTSRSSNVDNLGRPFTSEVRYTYRF